CGCGCGACGACGCCGTTCTCGACGCATCGGAGGAGGTCCTTCGGAAGGGCGTTACCCTCGGAATGCCCCTGCGGCGTGCGCTTCGGCTAGCTCCGGCGGTCGTTTCCGACGAGAACCCTGTCCAGTGCCGGGAGTTGGCGCAGAGGGTGTGGGATATCGCTGCCGCCCATACGCCGCTCGTTGAGACGCTGGACTACCACAAGGGCTTCGTAGACCTGACTGGGTGTCTCCGCAAAGGCGAGACGCTGAGAGAGCGAGCGGAGACCATCCGCGAAGGGATACGCTCAGCGACGGGCTTGGAAACGCGCATCGGCGGGGGATCGTGCCCGCTCATCGCCCAGACGGCTCTACGCAAGCCGCCTAACGGGATCGTCCTGACTGCCGACGAGGAGCTCCCCTTCCGCGCGAGTATTCCGCTTTCCAAATGCCCGTCGATTCCCACTCCTCTGGTGGAACAGTGCGACCGCCTGGGTATCCGCACGCTGGGGGATGTCGCTCACCTGCCGATGGCGCGGTTCCTCGGCATCGTCGGGAAAAACGACGGCTGGGCGGTCTATCAGACCGCCAAGGGCAAAACGACGCGGCGGATCCACCCGAACTATCCGCCCCGGTCGCTCTTCGTCTCCCAGTCGTTCGCTCCGCCCACGGATCAGGAGCCCCGGCTCGTCGCGCTCCTACAGCGGCTCTGCAGAACCTCCTATCGCCGTCTGCGCGGTGAAAGGCGACGCCCCGCCGAGATCGCCCTCTCGCTCCGTTTCGCCGACGGGGAACGACGCGATGGAGGCTCCCGCTTTCCACGCGCCGAGCTCTCCGAATTGGCGATCTCCCACCGCGCGGGACGTCTTTGGGGCGAGCTCTGGCAGGGCGAGGAGGTGGAGCGCATCGCACTCGTATGCCGCGAGCTGTCGGGCTGGGACGACGAACAAGGGGCGCTCTGGGGGAACCCCGACAAAGAGCGCGAACGCAAGACGGCGAAGGCAATGGAGATGACCCGCGCGCGGTTCGGAAGCCGCTCCTTGTCTATCCTGAGCGACGAGAGCGCTCCGCATCATCTCCAACCGCTGCGTTTCGCCGAACGGATCTGGGAGAGCAACGGGCTCTGTCCCGTGGGAACCGGCTGGTAGGGAGAAAAGCCAGCGATGAGCAAGCGCGTCGAGACGGAGATCGACGTGGACGCGCCGGACGGCGTTCCAACGGCTCTCCGGTTCTCTTCAGGCGCCTCCTACTCCGTCGCCGTCATCGACACGTGGGTCGAGACGGGCATCTGGTGGCACGGAGAGAGCCCGAAGCGCTTCTATCGCCTCGAGGGAACGCGAACCGCGTCGAAAGGGCTTTTCGTCGTCTATCGCGACGAGGTATCGGGCGCGTGGCATCTGTATCGCGTCTTCGACTGAGTCTCGATTGAGTGGAGAGCCGCGCCGTGTCCTTCGCTCATCTTCACGTCCACAGCCCGTTCAGTTTCCTCGACGGCGCGACGACCATCCCCCACCTCGTCCGAAGGGCATCCGAGCTGGGTATGCCCGCGCTCGCTCTGACAGATCACAACATGGTCGCCGGAGCGGTGCGTCACCTGAAAGCCTGCGAACAGTCGGGCATTCAGCCCATCCTCGGCTCCGAAGTCACTCTGGACGACGGTTCCCATCTGACACTTCTGGCGCAGAACGCCAGCGGATACGCGAACCTCTGCCGACTGCTGACGCGCTCCCATCTGGACCACGAGCGAGGGTCGCCATCGCTCGCATGGAAGGCGCTCGACGCCAACACGCAGGACCTGATCTGCCTGACCGGCTGCCGGCGGGGAGCTCTTTCCAGAGCCGTCGCGCGGCGTGACGAGCCAGGCGCAGGGAACATCATCGGACGCCTGCTGGGGCTCTTCGGCAGAGAGCGGCTGTTTGTCGAACTGCAACGCACCGGGCTTCCCGGCGACCGCATGGTGGATGCCGCGCTCCGTGAACTGGCTCGCCGACACTGCCTGCCCGTCGTCGCGACGAACAACGTCCACCATCTCGCGCCGGACGACTTCCGTACGCACGATATCCTGACCTGCATCCGCGTCGGATGCCGTATCGACGAACCTCATCCCGACCGGAATATCAACGCGGAACGCTACCTGAAGCCGCCCGACGAGATGGAACGCGCCTTCAATGATTGCCCGGAAGCGGTGCGGAACACGCTGCGGATCGCGTCCATGTGCGAGACCTACTCCCTCGGCGGGAGAGCCTACATGCCGCGCTATCCGGGGCTCTATTCGGGACAGGACGCCCCCCGCGTCTTGACGATGAAGGTCTACGCCGGAGCGCGGGAACGCTACGGGACGCTCAGCGACGCGCTTCGAGCTCGCATCGAGCACGAGCTCCAGACGATCATCGCGCTCGATTTCGCCGAGTACTTCCTGATCTTCACGGACGTGGTGGACGTCGCCAAGCAAAAGGGGATCCGCTTCGCCGGGAGAGGGTCTGCGGCGGATTCCGTCGTCGCCTACTGCCTCTACCTGACGAACGTGGACGCATTCGGACGGAACCATCGGTTCGAGCGGTTCATCAGTCACGAGCGCGCTCACAGCCTTCCGGACGTCGATCTCGACTTCGACGCCCGGTACCGGGAGCGGATCGCAGACTATGTCCTGGAGACCTACGGACAGGATCACGCCGCCGCCGTCGCCGCGTTCCACTGCTACCGCGCGCGCGGCACGGTGCGCGACGTCGGCAAGGTGTTCGGATTCCGCGAGAGCGAACTCCACGTCCTGGCGAAGCGGATTCCCATGTTCGCCAGCGCGGACGATATCGAGGCGCTGCTGGACCGCTATCCCGAAGTCCGCGCCCTGAACATCCCGCGCAAACGCTTCGAGCTGCTCTTCGACCTCTGCGGCAGGATCGCGGAGCACCCGCGCCATATCTTGACCCATGCCAGCGGCATCATCGTGACAGGCCCCCCGATCGCCGAGATCGCTCCTCTCCAGGAATCCGCGAAGGGCTGCAACATCATTCCCTTCGACAAGGTCGATGTCGAGGACATGGGGCTCGTCAAGTTCGACTTCCTCCATCTGCGCATGCTCGGAGCCGTCGAAGACACGATGCGGCACATGGAGCGGATCGCTGTCCTCAACGACACGGAACCCCTCGTGTTCGAGCGCATTCCCCTCGACGATGCGAAGACCTATCGACTGGTTCAGACCGGCGAAACCGCCGGAGCCTTCCAGATCGAGAGTCCAGCGCAGCGTGTCCTCCAAAGCCGGCTCATGGCGAGCACCATCGAGGACATCGTCCACAGCGTCGCGGCTATCCGTCCCGGTCCCCTCAAGGGCGAGATGGTGGAGCCCTGGGTGCGCCGAAAGCTGGGCATCCAGCCGGTGGACTACCTACTGCCGGAGCTCCGCCCGATCCTGGAACGCACCTACGGCGTCGTGCTCTTTCAGGAGCAGGTCATCGACATCTGCGTCGCCATCGCAGGGTTCACCCCCGGCGAGGCGGACATCCTCCGGCGAGCGATGACACACAAACGCACACGCGAGGAGATGGAGAACCTCGGAAAGATGTTCGTCTCCAAGACGATCGCGCGGGGATACTCTCAAGAGACCGCCGAGACGATCTTCGAATGGGTCAGCGCCTACGGCGGCTACGGGTTCTGCGAAGGACACGCCGCCGCGTTCGGCGACACGGCGTATCGGACGGCGTACCTGCTGACGCACCATCCCGCCGAATTCTACTGCGGACTCCTGAACAACCAGCCGATGGGCTGTTGGCCCCCCTACATCCTCGTGACGGAAGCGAAGCGGCGAGGCATCGACATTCTCCCGCTCGATGTGAACCTGAGCCGAGACGAGTTCACCTCATCGGATCGGTGGATCCGCACCGGATGGCGCGCAACGCGGAAGCTCCGCGAGGAGACGCGGGACCGCATGGCGGAAGAGCGGCATCGGCGCGACTTCGAGAGCGTCGTGGACTTCGCGGCGCGCGTGCGACCTGCACGGGATGAGTTGGAGAACCTCGTCATGGCAGGAGCCTTCGAGCGTCTGCATCCCAATCGCCGCGCGCTGCTGTGGGCGTTGGCGGAGGGACGCATCCCCGTCGCCGGCGACGACCCCCTTGGCTTGGGTACGCCTGTTCTCTCCTTGCCCCATGTCGAGCCCTTCTCCGATCGCGCGCTGTGCACGATAGAGTTCCGCTCGCTGGGGTTCAGCCCGAATTGGCACCCGCTCGACTTCCTGCGCGAGAGCCTCGATGCGCAGGGCGTTCTCACCTGCATGGAGGCGAAGAGGAAGGAAGGCTGCGTCCGAGTCGCCGGGGTTCCCGTCCAGCCCCATCGTCCTCCGACGCGGTCGGGCAAGGTGGTCGTCTTCCTGACGTTGAGCGACGAGACGGGTCTGCTGGACACGACGGTCTTCGACCGAGTCTACCAGCGGTCCGGCGCGGTGCTCTTTACGGAGGGTATCGTCATCATCGAAGGCAGGATGACGCGCGACAGAGGGCTCAGCCTCATCGCGGAGCGCATTTGCTCCGCCCTGCGATAGCCATACTCCAGCCGCCCCAGTCCACACCCACGTCGCTAACGTCTAAGAGTCTATCTCAACCAGCGAATGGGACCTGGCGATAGGCTCGCTGAGACCGTTCGCCTAGGAGCCTATCGCGTGAGAACCAACGAGAGTGCCAAGCCGGAACCGACGATCTGGGCGGCTCCCGACGACGTGTGGGAGATCATCGAGGAGATTCTGAGCCGCGAGTATCCTCGACGTCGGCAAGACCGCAAGCGCGTGCCGCTTCGCCCGGTGTTGGACGGGGTTGTCTACAAGCTGCGCACCGGCTGTCAGTGGAATCGAATCCCCAAGGAATACGGCGACGACAGCACGATCCATCGCCATTTCCAGGCGTGGTGCGCGTGTTCGGCGCCGACGGGAGAGTGAGAGGCGCGCTTCCGTAGTCCAGGCGCAGGCGAGGCGCGTCCTGCCCTATCCGATTGACAACGAGAGGGCGGGACTCCGGCGGCGGTCGTTTGAGCCCCTACCTATCTGCCTGGCAGATAGGCGCTCCGTACGTTTCCGCATCGGGCGCGTCGCCAACGAGCTAGACGCGCGTTTCGATTTCGCTGCGTTCGACCACGACGCGCAACTCCCCGCCTTGGGAAACCCCCCTCCGCGCCTTTCGACCCGTCCACGTATCGAGCCAAAGCAGAAGGTCGCCGAACGCAACGTGATGCTCGCAACGCTTGTCGGTTCCCTTCGGGAGCGATACGAACGGGTGGTCTTTCTTTGAACGGCGAATCCTCTGCCTCATCGCGGGAACCGAGACGCCTGCGACCGTGGCGGCGTCGGGAAGCGATAGCATCATGTCGCCGATATACCCGTCCTCAATGCCCTTGTCCCGCCAAGACTGCAACTCGCTTGCGGTTCGCGGTGGCGCGCCGATAGGGAACGTCCCGACGGGCGCGATGGCGAACTCGTGGACGGTCACAGGCAGCGTAAGCCAACCCGCAGGGGCGCGGAGATAGACGACTCGACCTTCAAGCGCGGCGTTGGCAACGGCGGCGTTCAAGTCGGTCACGGCGTCGGCGACTCGGCTCCCAATCGTCTTGGCGCGCTCTCGTTCACGAACGAGTCGTTCAAGTCGCGACGCGATGAAGGTGAGTCGCTCCGCCACGTCGGTCGGGAGCGGGGCGGTCAGTTCTGTAAAGAAGCCTTCCGTGCGCGCTCTCCTCGCGCATTCAGCCACCGCCGGACGAAGCGCGTCCGGGGTTGCCTTGTCCCGGAGCAATGCGGCGACGGCTGCGGTCAGAAGGTTCATCCGGCGGATGGCTTCGCGCCTATCTGCCGCGTTCGCGGCGTAGGCAGGTGGTTCGCGGCGGTTCGCAAAGAACATGGGGCGCGGGTTCAAGGCGTCGTCGCACGCGCGGAGGTACCGCATCGTCGGGGCAGCTTCGCGCGACGTTCCGCATTGCGCCGTCCAGCGGGGTGGGTGGTAGTCGCGCATCGCGGCTTCAACGCGGGCTTTCTTCGCGCGGACGGCGGCGCGGACGGCGGCGACCGAGGGACGCTTGCCGGATTCGAGGGCGAGCCGGTCGGCGACACGTTCGACAAGCTCCACGAACTCGTCTTGTAGATTATTCATAGCACGCCCACTTTTTTCATCGTCCCGATCCTTATGCATGGTTACAGGGCTAACCGTCTCCCTGTGCGGGATGGACGCGCCCCGTTGGGTGACGGTATTCCGCGAAGATGACCCCCGTAGCGCGACGAGTGCGAACAAGACCTTGTCGCTACGCGCGGCGTAGCGTATCGCTATGGTATACTCCGCGTGAACGTTGGGCAATGGACAATCAAGGAGCGCAAAACATGGAACGAATAACCTTGAGAGAGGCGCGCGAGCAGCGGGGCTTGACGGCTCTTCAGCTCGCCGCGTCGGCAGGGGTGACGCCCTACACGGTTTCGCTCATCACTGGGGGGCGGCTTCTCCCGTCCATAGCGCAGGCGCGCAAGCTCGCGCGCGCGCTCGGCGTCGAGCCGTCCGAGGTCGTGGAGCTTGCCGGGGCGGTCGGGCAGGGCGGGGACCAAAGATGACCGACGACCTGATGCGCGCCGAGTGCTCCGCCGGCGACGACCCGCTCCGTCCGCTCCGCGATCTGCCCGCCGACGCCGACGTGGAGCGGATCGAAGCGGCGTTGCGGGCGGTTGCCGGCGCGAACGGGCAGGGGGACGCGCTGGCGCGCGAGACTCTCCGGGAGCGACTTATCGCCGAGCTCAAACGCCGCAAATGCGGAAGCCCCGCCCGACTCGTGGATGCGGCGCTCGGAGAGGATGTGGGCGGCAAATCCGGCGAGCCGGACGGTCTGCAAGGGCAAGCCGTGGTTCTCGACGCGCCGCAACCGTCATCGGAACCGGTGGACGGCGCGAAACTGCTCGACGAGCTGGTCGAGACGGCACGGCGGTTCGTCCATTTCGAGAGCGACGCGGGGGCGGACACGACCGCTTTGTGGATCGCTTTCACCTATACA
This is a stretch of genomic DNA from Candidatus Poribacteria bacterium. It encodes these proteins:
- a CDS encoding helix-turn-helix domain-containing protein produces the protein MTPVARRVRTRPCRYARRSVSLWYTPRERWAMDNQGAQNMERITLREAREQRGLTALQLAASAGVTPYTVSLITGGRLLPSIAQARKLARALGVEPSEVVELAGAVGQGGDQR
- a CDS encoding transposase; amino-acid sequence: MGPGDRLAETVRLGAYRVRTNESAKPEPTIWAAPDDVWEIIEEILSREYPRRRQDRKRVPLRPVLDGVVYKLRTGCQWNRIPKEYGDDSTIHRHFQAWCACSAPTGE
- a CDS encoding DNA polymerase III subunit alpha, which produces MESRAVSFAHLHVHSPFSFLDGATTIPHLVRRASELGMPALALTDHNMVAGAVRHLKACEQSGIQPILGSEVTLDDGSHLTLLAQNASGYANLCRLLTRSHLDHERGSPSLAWKALDANTQDLICLTGCRRGALSRAVARRDEPGAGNIIGRLLGLFGRERLFVELQRTGLPGDRMVDAALRELARRHCLPVVATNNVHHLAPDDFRTHDILTCIRVGCRIDEPHPDRNINAERYLKPPDEMERAFNDCPEAVRNTLRIASMCETYSLGGRAYMPRYPGLYSGQDAPRVLTMKVYAGARERYGTLSDALRARIEHELQTIIALDFAEYFLIFTDVVDVAKQKGIRFAGRGSAADSVVAYCLYLTNVDAFGRNHRFERFISHERAHSLPDVDLDFDARYRERIADYVLETYGQDHAAAVAAFHCYRARGTVRDVGKVFGFRESELHVLAKRIPMFASADDIEALLDRYPEVRALNIPRKRFELLFDLCGRIAEHPRHILTHASGIIVTGPPIAEIAPLQESAKGCNIIPFDKVDVEDMGLVKFDFLHLRMLGAVEDTMRHMERIAVLNDTEPLVFERIPLDDAKTYRLVQTGETAGAFQIESPAQRVLQSRLMASTIEDIVHSVAAIRPGPLKGEMVEPWVRRKLGIQPVDYLLPELRPILERTYGVVLFQEQVIDICVAIAGFTPGEADILRRAMTHKRTREEMENLGKMFVSKTIARGYSQETAETIFEWVSAYGGYGFCEGHAAAFGDTAYRTAYLLTHHPAEFYCGLLNNQPMGCWPPYILVTEAKRRGIDILPLDVNLSRDEFTSSDRWIRTGWRATRKLREETRDRMAEERHRRDFESVVDFAARVRPARDELENLVMAGAFERLHPNRRALLWALAEGRIPVAGDDPLGLGTPVLSLPHVEPFSDRALCTIEFRSLGFSPNWHPLDFLRESLDAQGVLTCMEAKRKEGCVRVAGVPVQPHRPPTRSGKVVVFLTLSDETGLLDTTVFDRVYQRSGAVLFTEGIVIIEGRMTRDRGLSLIAERICSALR